AACAAGTCGTCAATATTTATTGTAGCAATTGCTACAACACACTCGGAATCAGTAAGGAATACATAGATTCAATGCTGTACGCGTTGAGCTAACAACCCTGGTTCGCGACCTGCGTGCAAACAAGCGACGATCTCTATCTGTTCGGAATTTCGGTAGTAGACGATGTACGGGAATTTTCTTAAGGCAAGCTTTCGGACTTCTTTTCCATAGGCGACACCCATTTGGAGATTGTCGAGGATTAGTTGCACAATTGCCGAAAAATCTGACAGAAAGGCTTCCGCAAGATTGGCTCGGATTTCAGAATACCAGATCGCGGCGGCGGTTAAATCGGCCTCTGCTTCAGGCCAAACCAGGAGTTTACGCGCCAATCAAAGCCTTGCGCGAATGCGTTTTTCTACATTCTCCCAGGTATCAGCATGGCTTGCAGAATTCTCTGCATCTGCAAGCCGTTGCTCAATCAGCGCGCGATGCCAATCGGGGCTCGGAGACTCCGGAGCCAAATTCTCCCAAACCTTGCCGACGAGCTCGAGCTGTTGGTCTTTGCTGAGGCTATTGATCGCGATCAGAGCTTCTTGTACGCCCACGGGCACAGTGTGCGATGATTTGGTCGGCATGGCAACTTTTTTCGCAGGCACCGGCAGCATTATCGAAAAGTCAAATCGGCAAAATCAAAACCAGGCGCGACCATGCACGCCGCGAGCACGTAGTCGCCTTCGATCACAACCGCGTTGAACCATGTTCCTGCCGGCATCAACTGCTGCGGTATGGCGCCAGTCCCATGGCCTAATAAGTGGGATTGATATTTATCACCGATATAACTCCGCACATCGAGCACGCCCCCTCCCTGCCAGAGCCAGATTTCGTCCCAGGAGACTTTATGGATGCGCGACTCGACGCCCGCGGGCAAGAGGTAATAGATCAGCGTAGCGAGGTTGCGCTCCCCTTTGTCTGTCTGCAATTTCACCGGAGACCGGTAAGTCTCGCGGTACCAACCACCTTCGGGATGTTCAACCAGTTTGAGCTCGGTGACGAGTTTCTGGACTTCGGCCGAAAGTGCCATATCAGACCGCGAAAACAAAATCGCTTTGTGGTTTGCGGCTGTTGGGTTTTTCCAGTTCGCGGTGTTTTTCGAGCAGGTGGTCAGTTCCCCCGCGCTTGCCCAGCGCGACGCAGCAGATAATATCTTCTTCGCCCGTATCGATTGAGAGTTCGCGTTCAATGACGTCCCGCAGAATGCCTCCCATTTGCCGGGCAACCAGACCCCGATGCTGAGCTTCGAGCACCAGGGCCATGACAGCCGCGCCGGTGTCATACCAGGCGTGGATATTGGGCTTACCCGAAGCGGCAAAATTCTTGCGCGCAGTGACCACGATAATCTGGCTCGCGTGGCTCGCCCACGTGCGGTTGGTATCGTTTACGAAAGCATTGAACCGCGCACGGCTTTCGGCATCTTTTGCAACATAGAATTTCCACGGTTGTTCGTTCGACGACGAGGGTGCCCAGCGCGCAGCCTCGAGCAGTGAGTGTAGTTCTTCTGAGCTGAGCGTGTAAGTGGAATCGAAACCACGTGGAGACCAGCGGTCGGTGAATTGGCTGTCAATGGGATGCTCGGGAGTGCGCATTTGTGAATACAATCTAAGCAAAGAATAGCCGCTCGGCAATACAACTATTTGCGGGAAGAGAACGGGTTCTTCGGTTTGAGAGCCGGAAACTTATGGAAATCCCGGTCATTCGTGTAAATCGTGCGTATCCCGGCGGCCTCAAGTTGTGAGGCAATAATGGCATCGGAAACAAGCTTACCTTTGACCGGCATGATCTCGGCATAGCCGGCCAATAGGCGAAAGGATTCTGGACCGGGTGCTAACATTTCGACCTGCGGCATCGCCATAACGCTTTCGACATACGCACAGGCTTTGGCAAACGGCATCGGCCGCTGGAAGATTGCGGGATTAGTGACAATGCGCACAAAGGCGTGCAAAGTTTCCCAACACAAGAAGCACGGCTCCTGTGTTGACAGAATACGATTCAAAAACTGCTCCGCCTCAACCTGCCGGGGTTCGCCCTTGATGGCAGCATAGATGAAGATATTGGCATCAATCGAGTACATGTTTCTGGCGGTCGAGTATGTTGGTGACCAGTTCTTTGTCGGTAATGTCTATTTTCGGTTCAAGGTCGACAGCTCCCGGCCAGACGAATCTTGTTTTGCCACGGGCTTCTTTTCCGCGCAAACCCAGGACGATCAGCTCGTCCATGAGCTTCTTCAGCGTCTTACCTTCTTTACTCGCCATTGTCTTCAGCTTGCGGTATACGGGTGCCTCGAGCTCAAGCGTGGTTTTTGTCCGCATGGGCGGAATGTATATTTTTGCCGTGTTTACGGCGATATTTTTTATGTAAGCACGGTGTCTTTCTTGTTTGTAGGGGTAGGTTTAAACCTACCCCTACAAACAAAGGCAGTCATCGAAAATATTCTTTCAATCCACCTGCCCAGGCCGCATAGAGATCAGCGAGAGCTATTTCAGTCTGACCCAGCTTCAACTTTCCGCCACCCGCTTCAAAGCTCCCCAGCTTCGCCACCGGAAACTCAGCGGAGTGTTCTTTTTCGAGCGCCGATGCGTTAGCATCGCTTACGGCCACGAGATAACAATGCGCTGTTTCACCCAGCAAGAGAGTGTCGGCGAGTCCCTTGCCCAGCACCGTGATATCCAGTGTGATCGATGGCATCTTGCCGCTCGATTCAAAGCAGGCAAACGCCACACGGCAGGCTGCGCGCATGAGGCCACCGGCTGAAAGGTCGATTGCCGCGGCAAGGACACCTGCCCCGGCGAGTTTCGCGAGCTTCTGCGCACCGGCAAGTTCGGTTTTGAGATCCAACGATGGTAATGGACCACCCAGCGGTTTGCCTTCGGCATAGTGGTATTGGCTCGCCTGCTGCGACGGGGCAAACTTGCCGCAGAGAAACAGGTTTAGTTTCGAGGATAAATCCGCAGGCGCCGCAGGCACGGCATGCACTGCCTTTTCGAGCAGGCCAACCACACCCATGGTCGGCGTCGGCAGTACCGGCCCATCTTCAGATTCATTGTAGAACGAGACGTTGCCGCTCACAATTGGCACCTTGAACTCGCGGCACGCGTCAGACATGCCGGTCACAGCCTGCGCGAAGAACCAGTAGTTCTCGGGAATATACGGGTTCGCGAAGTTGAGGCAGTTGGTGAGGCCAATCGGTACGGCACCGGTCGCGGCGATATTGCGGACCGCTTCGGCAACGGTGTGCTGCGCGCCCTTGTAAGGGTCAATCGCGATGTAGTAGCCGTTGCCATCGATCGTGACCGCGAGCGCTGAATCAGAATGCGGCACGCGCACAACGCAGCCGTTTTGTCCGGGCCCAATGACGCGCTTGAGACCGATGTCGGTATCGTACTGCCGATAGATCGGTTGCCGTGAGCAGAGGTTTGGGTGTGCGAGCAGCTTCGCGAAAAGTTTTGTCACACCCGATATATCCGCCTTTTGCAGCAGTTCATCGAGTTGGTTCAAATCAGCTGCCCCCTGCTTCATCGCCACGGGTTTCTGCTCACGTTCGTAACGCGGCGCTTTCTTGGTAAGAATTTCTGCGGTGAGGTCGGCGTAACATTTACCGTCCATGAAAATCTGCAGATTCTTACCTTCGGTGGTTTCACCGATCACCGCTGCGTCGAGCTCCCACTTATCGAAAACAGCCTTCACCTTGTCCCAATTGCCGGGTTCGATCACCATCAGCATGCGCTCCTGGCTTTCTGAGAGCATAAATTCAAACGGCACCATGCCGGTCTCGCGCGCGGGAACTTTCTCCAGATCGAGGCGAACTCCCACATTGCCAGAGGCTGCCATCTCTGAAGAAGAACTGACGAGGCCCGCGGCGCCCATGTCCTGGATTGCGAGCACGAGCTTCTTTTGTATGCATTCAATCGTCGCTTCCATGACGAGCTTTTCGAGAAACGGATCGCCGACCTGTACTGCACTTCGCTCTTCTTCAGACTCTTTGCTGAGGTTCTTAGAGGCAAAGCTCGCGCCGTGAATACCGTCACGGCCGGTCTTTGCGCCGACATACACAACCCACTTTCCGGGACCGGGAATCTTCGCGGTCGCCATCTTGTCGATGTCGGCCACGCCCACGGTCATCGCGTTCACCAGTGGGTTACGCGTATAACTTTCGTGGAAAAAGATTTCACCGCCCGTGTTGGCGATGCCGAGGCTGTTGCCATAGTCGCCGATGCCTTTGACGACACGGCGCAAAAGGTAGCGCGTTCTCTGATCTTTTGCGGGCATACCAAATCGCAGCGAGTTTAAGGTCGCAATCGGCCGCGCGCCCATAGTAAAAACGTCGCGCATGATGCCGCCGACACCGGTCGCCGCGCCCTGGTAAGGCTCAACGGCTGACGGGTGATTATGAGACTCAACCTTAAAGACAACTGCCTGCTTGTCGTTGATCTTGAGTGAACCGGCATTTTCTTCACCGGGCTTTGCCAGCAGTCGGTCTGATTCAGAATAGAGCTTCTTCAAAAGGAGGATTGAGTTCTTATACGAACAATGCTCCGACCACATGCCCGAAAACATCGCGAGCTCGGTAAAAGACGGCTTACGGCCCAGATGCCCCACAATCAGGTCAAACTCCCCATCTTTGAGGCCGAGCTTCTTTGCCTCTTCGGCTGTGCCTTCGCGGTCTACAATGAGCATGTTTCAACACCGGGGTTCGAGACAGGCGGGCAACCATGATGAAAAAAATGACCCATTCACAGTTGCCGGCCGTCTAATAGGTTGTGGGGCGTTTGGCGCCCCGCGACCGACGGCTATAACGAAGAGAAATCCTCATTATTCACCGCCGGCCGCAATTAGGCCTTTCGGCTTGACTTGGGATTGCAAAGACGCAATACTGCAACAAGTCCAAAAGGGCAGCCCGGCCAAAAGCGGGGCAAAATCAAGATTTTAGGAGAAAACATGAAGAAATTAGCGTACACAGCATTATTCGCAGTTGCATTTCTCGCGACATACTGCGGCGGCACAAAAGGCCTGCAAGACATCAGCCAGGGCGAAGGCTCGGTTGACTCACTCGAAGAAGGCTTCGTCGGCGAAGACAAACTGATCGTTAAAGGCGACGGCATTTCACCTGCGGGCCTCAAGAGCTCACTGCAGAAAGAAGCAGCAGCTAAAGAAGCTGCGCGTATCGACGGTCAGCGTAAAGTGATCGAAATCTGCCGCGGCGCAAACATTCAGGCTGCAGCAACTGTTGACAACTTTGCACTCGCAGGTTCAGCTGTGGGCAAAGACCTCGCAGGCCGCATGAAAGGTGCTAAAGTGAAAAAAGCCAACTGCAAACCAGAAGGCGACATCGTGGGCTGCAAAGTTCTGATGGAAATTCAGAAAAAAGGCATCAAGAAAGATTGCGAACTCGCAATGGCTGAATTGTCGAAGTAACACGATGTTACACGCTCTGCCGCGGGCACGATGCCCTCTTGGCGGCAGAGCTAAATAACACCCGACATAGCAATAAAAAAGGCGGCGTCAGCCGCCTTTTTTATTGCTATTCATCTCTGTGCATTTCACGGAGCGCCGTGATTCCCAAAAGTCCCAACCCGGATTCGAGCACCTGGGTCGTCAGGTTACAGAGTGACAGCAGAGCTGCGGCCTCACCGGCATTTGTTGCGAGCAAGTCTTTAATGCGGTTATTTTTGGCGTGATAAAACGTCGTGAACAGCGTCGCCGTCTGGTAGAGGTATTCGGGCATTCGTTGGATCTCATAATTACGCGCAATATCTTGCACCAACTCGGGAAAACGCAATAACCAGAAGAGCAATGCCTCGCGCTCGGCCTGACCGGCTGCATTCACGGCCAACTGTTCAATATTGATCTCGCCCGCCGGTTCAACGCATTCGCGAAAGATCGAATGGATGCGCGCGTTCGCGTATTGCACGTAATACACGGGATTCTTTTTGGACTGGTCGAGCGCAAGTGTCAGGTCGAAGTCAAGATGCGTGTTGAGGCCCCGCGTGACAAAGAAATAGCGGCACACGTCTACCGGTATCTTCTGTATCAGATCGCGCATCGTCTGAAACTTGCCAAGCCGCTTTGACATCACAACGGGTTCGCCGTTTTCGAGCAGGTTCACCTGCTGCGCAATAATAACTTTAAAGGTTTCGCCTGCTTTCTCGCCAAAGCCCAGCGCCTTGAGCGCGCCTGAAAGCCGGGCGATGTAACCGTGGTGGTCGGGGCCCCAGATATCGATGATTGTGGTAAAGCCGCGCGCCACTTTGTCGGCATGGTAAGCAATGTCGGCGAGCAGGTATGTTGGCCGGCCGTCGGAGCGCACAATCACGCGATCTTTGTCGTCTCCGTATTCTTTGCTCAAAAAAACTTTTGCACCGTCGTTCAGGGCGACCTTACCGCGTTTTTCCAGTTCGGCGCCAGCTTTCAGCACTGCCCCGCTCTCATGCAGGCTTGCCTCTGAAAAAAAGCGGTCGAATTCGGTGTGAAAGGCCTGAAGATCTTTCTGTTGCTCGCCCAGAATTGCGGTCACGCCGCGCGGCGCGAAAAATTTCGCCGCAGAGGCCAGCCATTTTGCTTCATCGAGCGCCGCTACGCTGTCAGCTGTCAGAAGCAGATCAGCCTGAACCTGCCCCGCTGCGAGCATCGCATCGAGGTACTCGATAATGTATTCGCCCTGGTAACAATCTTCGGGTAGAGTCACGGCCTTAAATTTCTGCAAATAGCGATACGCAAATGAAAGCCCGAGTTTTTCAACCTGGTTGCCATAATCGTTCACATAATATTCGCGCGCAACCTGATGACCCGCCGCTTTCATGATACGCGTGAGGCTGTCACCGACCGAAGCTGCGCGCGCTGAAACGATATTCATCGGCCCTGTCGGGTTGGCTGAAACATACTCAAAGATAACTTTTTCAGACTGCGTCTCGTTTTCGTTGGCCTTGAGCCAGTCTGCGAGATTTGCAAAGGGTGTGATCTTGCCGATCGAAGATTGATTCAGAGTGAAGTTGATGAAGCCCGCACCGGCCAGTTCAATCTTTGCAAATGGCGCAGCGTCGATTGCCGCAATAAGTTTTTCAGCGATCGCGCGTGGGTTCTGGCGAAATGCTTTCGCGAGTTCCATTGCCGCGGGTGTTGCGTAATGGCCAAACTTGAGATCGGGCGTGTAATCGATACGCGGAGCAAAACCCTCGGGTAATGAAAGCGCGCCATCGGCTGCCACGCGTTCAGCCGCAGCAGCGACGATCTGCTTCAAAAAGTAACGCAGCGTCATGTGAACTTGTGCTCGTAGCCTTCGGGTATCATCTTCGCTGCGGGAAAAAGCTTCTGCGCATCAGCTTCCATTTGCAGCAGTGTATTGTCGCTGTGTAACGGGTCGTGGTGAATCATGTGCAGGTTCTTCACCGAGCCGCGTTTGCAGATCTCGATCGCGCTTTCGTACGTCGAATGACCCCAACCAGCTTTGCCGGCGTTGTATTCGGCCATTGTATACTGGCAGTCATACGCAAGCACATCGGCCCCTTGAGAAAATTCGGCGAGGCGCCTCAGCATGTCGTCGTTATGCTCGACGTCAGTGGAAAAAACAAACGATTTACCATCGACATCAAAGCGAAACGCCAGCGTCGAATTGGGGTGGTGCAGGGCGAAACAAGATATTTCGATGCCGTCGATGCGAAAGCGCGAAGAGGCATCGATCGCGTGGAATGTCTTGTTCGACGACATGTATTTGGTGCCGACGGGAAAATAGATGAAATGCTGCTGCATATGCAGAACGCGTTCGATATCCCACACTTCATCGCGGCCATCGAGGCCGGGAACAGTCTTGGTTTCGCCGTAGACGTCGAGTTTCACGTTGGGCAAGAAGGCAGGTATAAAGAAGGGAAAACCCTGAATATGGTCCCAGTGGCTGTGCGTAAACAGCAGGTGTATGTTGCCGCCCGTTTTGGGCAGGTCAGACTGCATCAGTTCAAGACCGAGTATACGAATGCCGGTGCCGGCATCGATAACAATGCGCGTGCCGTTGTGCTCTACAAGGCAGCAGGTAGTGTTGCCACCGAACTTGTCGAATTGTGAGCCGCTGACAGGCAGAGAGCCCCTGACGCCGTAATATTTTATTTTCAATGACACGCTTATTCCAATATCGTTCTGGCAGGGGGGGTAACTGTAACTACGCCAGTCCCGAAAATTGAGATGCCGCCGAAACTAAATTTGCCACACTCAGAAGCCAGCGGCTCCGTGACCCGCGGCAAATCCCTGCCCGTTTTTACGACGCGCTATGCTTTCCCGTCGACCGAAGGCTTAGGCGAATCGATGTACCTCGGGGCGGGTGCTGACCTCGAACCTGACACGCTGCTCTACGCTTATTCTCACGGCTTTTTCCCGTGGTACGAAAAGCCGCCGATACTCTGGTGCTCCCCACCGCAAAGAACGGTTCTGCGTGCCGGCGAGCTGCACATCAGCCGTAGCCTGAAAAAGGCACTGAAACGCAGCAATCTTGAAATTCGCTGCGACTCGTCATTCACCGAGGTGATTCGTCTCTGTGCCAGGGTCAGGCCAGAGACGTGGATTACCGATGAAATGCAGTCGGCTTATGTGAAGCTCTTCGAGCTCGGCTGGGCACATTCGTGGGAGGCCTATGAAGATAGTCGCCTGGTTGGCGGCATATACGGCGTAGTGCTCGGGCGGGCCGCGTTTCTCGAATCGACTTTTCATCTGCAGAATAACGCCGGCAAAATCGCGCTCGTGAATATGTACGAACAACTGCTCGGCAGCGGTGCGCAATTCTTTGATTTTCAGGTGCCCTCTGAGATCGCAGAATCTTTTGGCGCGTATGAAGTGCCGCGGGCCACTTTCGAGAAGATGCTGCGTCAGGCTCTGGTCTAATCTGTGTCGATTGAATATATTCATGGCAAATCACTGCGTGCACTTTATGCACCATTCTCACAACAGCTGCATACTGACCGCCGGCATCTGCTGCCGCAGACGCCGCAGACCATTGTAGTCGGCAATCTTGACACCGAAACTTATCTGCAACGAAACCTGATTCAAGATGACGGCGTAGTCATGGGAGTCAACTTTCCGTTTCTGGAAAGCGCGATTGAAAATTTTTCACTGCGTTGCCGCCACGCATTGCCGCCCAACGCCAATGAGAGCTGGTTTACCGCACCGCCAGCGAAACCGACAACAGAACGCAATCTGACTCTATTTGACCTCGAGATTGTCTTACTCGGCATTCTGCAAGATCGCGCGCATGATAATCTCTTGAATACGCTGGGCTACGACCGTCTTCAGCTCACACAAGCACGCATGTTGGCGCTCGCGCAAAAACTCGCGGGTGAATGGTATGACTACCTGCTGCACATACCCGAGGCGCTGAGTTCACTCAAAGCCAAGAGCCCTGCAGACGTTTTATGGAAAACGCTGAAAGACACGCTGCTCAAAGCTGGATACACTTCAGCGCTGCTCGGCGGGCAGTTCAGTATTGAACCACCGCCGGCAGCAGGCAACGCGCAGGCAGGTTTGATTCTTTTCGGCATGCCGATTCTGTCAGCGCACCACCTGCGGGCGCTTTGCAGCATTGCCCGTTCGGTTCAGGTCACGATCTACGCGACAGATTTTGCCGAACTGCAGGCTTCGCCCGACACTTTCATGCAGGCAATCGGAGAAAAATTTGCAGGCTATCGCAGTTTGCTCTCACACACGGCAAAATTTTCGGGCGTTGAGGTTTCTTTCAGACACATTGAAGAGAGTGAGAACCTGGCAGCCCGCGTTGAAGTTGCGGCTTTGCCAGGTCTATGGCGTGCAGCAGAGATTATTGGCGACATCTGCCATGAAAAGCTGATGGGCAGCGGTCTGCGCCAGACTGACATTTCGATCGCACTGCACAATGTCGATGCGCAGTTTTCAGCTTTCGAACGGGCGTTTGCAATGCGCAGGCTAACTGCGACCTGCCGCTCTGCAAAAACAACCGCGCCTGAGGCGAATGTTGAATTGTTGAAAATTCTTGCCGTTGGTGCAGAATCAGGCATTGATCGCGAGATATTGCTGAGGTACTGGCAGAACCCCATCACCATGCAGGCATTGAGGGTGAGCGACGAAGATGTTTTGCACTTCAAACTTGCGCTCGAACGGGCACAGGGTTTTCGCTCAGACCACAAGTCTGCATTTGAGGCCTATTCGCTCACCAACGCGCTCTCTCGCTTCGCCCGCGCGCTGTTTTTTCAAGATCGTCTTGGCAGCCAAAAAACTCTGCGGCTCTTCGATTCGGCTGAGCACACAGAACTTTTGCTGAAAAGCATACTTTTGCTCGAAGAGAGTGTCAACCGCCTGAAACGGGAAACAGGCGAAAGGCTTCTGCCCCGGCTGCGCGAAACCTTGCGGTCACCCCTTTTCGGTACCGGTAACGAGAAACAGCGCGTTCTGCAGCTATTTGAACGCATAGAAAATATACCCGGATCGCAGTCTCTGTCTCTGGGGCAGATCGTGGCCATCA
The sequence above is a segment of the Turneriella parva DSM 21527 genome. Coding sequences within it:
- a CDS encoding type II toxin-antitoxin system RelE/ParE family toxin is translated as MARKLLVWPEAEADLTAAAIWYSEIRANLAEAFLSDFSAIVQLILDNLQMGVAYGKEVRKLALRKFPYIVYYRNSEQIEIVACLHAGREPGLLAQRVQH
- a CDS encoding addiction module protein, which codes for MPTKSSHTVPVGVQEALIAINSLSKDQQLELVGKVWENLAPESPSPDWHRALIEQRLADAENSASHADTWENVEKRIRARL
- a CDS encoding cupin domain-containing protein, which translates into the protein MALSAEVQKLVTELKLVEHPEGGWYRETYRSPVKLQTDKGERNLATLIYYLLPAGVESRIHKVSWDEIWLWQGGGVLDVRSYIGDKYQSHLLGHGTGAIPQQLMPAGTWFNAVVIEGDYVLAACMVAPGFDFADLTFR
- a CDS encoding nitroreductase family protein, with translation MRTPEHPIDSQFTDRWSPRGFDSTYTLSSEELHSLLEAARWAPSSSNEQPWKFYVAKDAESRARFNAFVNDTNRTWASHASQIIVVTARKNFAASGKPNIHAWYDTGAAVMALVLEAQHRGLVARQMGGILRDVIERELSIDTGEEDIICCVALGKRGGTDHLLEKHRELEKPNSRKPQSDFVFAV
- a CDS encoding type II toxin-antitoxin system VapC family toxin, which gives rise to MYSIDANIFIYAAIKGEPRQVEAEQFLNRILSTQEPCFLCWETLHAFVRIVTNPAIFQRPMPFAKACAYVESVMAMPQVEMLAPGPESFRLLAGYAEIMPVKGKLVSDAIIASQLEAAGIRTIYTNDRDFHKFPALKPKNPFSSRK
- the purL gene encoding phosphoribosylformylglycinamidine synthase subunit PurL; protein product: MLIVDREGTAEEAKKLGLKDGEFDLIVGHLGRKPSFTELAMFSGMWSEHCSYKNSILLLKKLYSESDRLLAKPGEENAGSLKINDKQAVVFKVESHNHPSAVEPYQGAATGVGGIMRDVFTMGARPIATLNSLRFGMPAKDQRTRYLLRRVVKGIGDYGNSLGIANTGGEIFFHESYTRNPLVNAMTVGVADIDKMATAKIPGPGKWVVYVGAKTGRDGIHGASFASKNLSKESEEERSAVQVGDPFLEKLVMEATIECIQKKLVLAIQDMGAAGLVSSSSEMAASGNVGVRLDLEKVPARETGMVPFEFMLSESQERMLMVIEPGNWDKVKAVFDKWELDAAVIGETTEGKNLQIFMDGKCYADLTAEILTKKAPRYEREQKPVAMKQGAADLNQLDELLQKADISGVTKLFAKLLAHPNLCSRQPIYRQYDTDIGLKRVIGPGQNGCVVRVPHSDSALAVTIDGNGYYIAIDPYKGAQHTVAEAVRNIAATGAVPIGLTNCLNFANPYIPENYWFFAQAVTGMSDACREFKVPIVSGNVSFYNESEDGPVLPTPTMGVVGLLEKAVHAVPAAPADLSSKLNLFLCGKFAPSQQASQYHYAEGKPLGGPLPSLDLKTELAGAQKLAKLAGAGVLAAAIDLSAGGLMRAACRVAFACFESSGKMPSITLDITVLGKGLADTLLLGETAHCYLVAVSDANASALEKEHSAEFPVAKLGSFEAGGGKLKLGQTEIALADLYAAWAGGLKEYFR
- the argS gene encoding arginine--tRNA ligase, with the protein product MTLRYFLKQIVAAAAERVAADGALSLPEGFAPRIDYTPDLKFGHYATPAAMELAKAFRQNPRAIAEKLIAAIDAAPFAKIELAGAGFINFTLNQSSIGKITPFANLADWLKANENETQSEKVIFEYVSANPTGPMNIVSARAASVGDSLTRIMKAAGHQVAREYYVNDYGNQVEKLGLSFAYRYLQKFKAVTLPEDCYQGEYIIEYLDAMLAAGQVQADLLLTADSVAALDEAKWLASAAKFFAPRGVTAILGEQQKDLQAFHTEFDRFFSEASLHESGAVLKAGAELEKRGKVALNDGAKVFLSKEYGDDKDRVIVRSDGRPTYLLADIAYHADKVARGFTTIIDIWGPDHHGYIARLSGALKALGFGEKAGETFKVIIAQQVNLLENGEPVVMSKRLGKFQTMRDLIQKIPVDVCRYFFVTRGLNTHLDFDLTLALDQSKKNPVYYVQYANARIHSIFRECVEPAGEINIEQLAVNAAGQAEREALLFWLLRFPELVQDIARNYEIQRMPEYLYQTATLFTTFYHAKNNRIKDLLATNAGEAAALLSLCNLTTQVLESGLGLLGITALREMHRDE
- a CDS encoding MBL fold metallo-hydrolase is translated as MSLKIKYYGVRGSLPVSGSQFDKFGGNTTCCLVEHNGTRIVIDAGTGIRILGLELMQSDLPKTGGNIHLLFTHSHWDHIQGFPFFIPAFLPNVKLDVYGETKTVPGLDGRDEVWDIERVLHMQQHFIYFPVGTKYMSSNKTFHAIDASSRFRIDGIEISCFALHHPNSTLAFRFDVDGKSFVFSTDVEHNDDMLRRLAEFSQGADVLAYDCQYTMAEYNAGKAGWGHSTYESAIEICKRGSVKNLHMIHHDPLHSDNTLLQMEADAQKLFPAAKMIPEGYEHKFT
- the aat gene encoding leucyl/phenylalanyl-tRNA--protein transferase → MTRGKSLPVFTTRYAFPSTEGLGESMYLGAGADLEPDTLLYAYSHGFFPWYEKPPILWCSPPQRTVLRAGELHISRSLKKALKRSNLEIRCDSSFTEVIRLCARVRPETWITDEMQSAYVKLFELGWAHSWEAYEDSRLVGGIYGVVLGRAAFLESTFHLQNNAGKIALVNMYEQLLGSGAQFFDFQVPSEIAESFGAYEVPRATFEKMLRQALV
- a CDS encoding exodeoxyribonuclease V subunit gamma, with product MSIEYIHGKSLRALYAPFSQQLHTDRRHLLPQTPQTIVVGNLDTETYLQRNLIQDDGVVMGVNFPFLESAIENFSLRCRHALPPNANESWFTAPPAKPTTERNLTLFDLEIVLLGILQDRAHDNLLNTLGYDRLQLTQARMLALAQKLAGEWYDYLLHIPEALSSLKAKSPADVLWKTLKDTLLKAGYTSALLGGQFSIEPPPAAGNAQAGLILFGMPILSAHHLRALCSIARSVQVTIYATDFAELQASPDTFMQAIGEKFAGYRSLLSHTAKFSGVEVSFRHIEESENLAARVEVAALPGLWRAAEIIGDICHEKLMGSGLRQTDISIALHNVDAQFSAFERAFAMRRLTATCRSAKTTAPEANVELLKILAVGAESGIDREILLRYWQNPITMQALRVSDEDVLHFKLALERAQGFRSDHKSAFEAYSLTNALSRFARALFFQDRLGSQKTLRLFDSAEHTELLLKSILLLEESVNRLKRETGERLLPRLRETLRSPLFGTGNEKQRVLQLFERIENIPGSQSLSLGQIVAITENQIQGLDLRVSQPADGIAFAQPGATAYGRRVQVLFDLSDKITTRDDDRLYMLPEFRKAPTRLSSDEQLAIAMLQAVYGGSEHVILAYSNVDAKTGAEFYPAQVLARFESALPTQGLAVSYLKDFAPTMLDGRAQRTVIAADDDVLTINYLNTPSQKRNKKLTDILLQDFPAGDSDTPPTLRELHAFLMNPALHILSQRVTLPEEPAEFKYSEPALATGKSKQAAFCEDYLKDALKTGKISRSPVEFVGRRQKSGELPAGGFDQAMRLLDKSDNVRRLEAFTADTIAKYRRIDIVFKAEIKKAFVRKDAERIDRYYLPAVDIGAARITGECHDLYLDTESGLLVRIESATSKRRLSPILELHLLRCMLDCAQNALTDTLSLGFSEIAIHSKAKEPETLDFQMKEICKVALPDFDSMAYLRDVVAALAAREVFWFDVASLGTSVFATLATVEEKKLVDWHESDSEFAQRPARSVFLKRFFDLAADRRSFDFCRQYIGPLAAANAIVNAGKPKAAKRSKK